A window of the Pseudomonas sp. B21_DOA genome harbors these coding sequences:
- a CDS encoding elongation factor P — MKTGKELKPGTVIRIDNDPWLVQKAEFTKSGRNSAIMKTKLKNLLTGYKTETVYGADDKLDDVILDRKEATLSFISGDTYTFMDTTDYTMYELNAEDIESVLPFVEEGMTDVCEAVFFEERLVSVELPTTIVRQVDYTEGSARGDTSGKVMKPAKLKNGTELSVADFIEIGDMIEIDTREGGSYKGRAK, encoded by the coding sequence ATGAAAACTGGTAAAGAACTCAAACCCGGTACCGTGATCCGTATCGACAACGATCCTTGGCTGGTTCAGAAAGCTGAATTCACCAAGTCGGGCCGTAACAGCGCGATCATGAAGACCAAGCTGAAGAACCTGCTGACCGGTTACAAGACCGAAACCGTTTACGGTGCGGACGACAAACTGGACGACGTGATCCTGGATCGTAAAGAAGCCACCCTGTCGTTCATCAGCGGTGACACTTACACGTTCATGGACACCACTGACTACACCATGTACGAGCTGAACGCCGAAGACATCGAAAGCGTTCTGCCTTTCGTTGAAGAAGGCATGACCGACGTATGCGAAGCCGTGTTCTTCGAAGAGCGTCTGGTTTCCGTAGAACTGCCGACCACCATCGTGCGTCAGGTTGACTACACCGAAGGCTCCGCTCGCGGTGACACTTCCGGCAAGGTGATGAAGCCTGCCAAACTGAAGAACGGTACCGAGCTGTCGGTTGCCGACTTCATCGAAATCGGCGACATGATCGAGATCGATACCCGCGAAGGCGGTTCCTACAAAGGCCGTGCGAAATAA
- the earP gene encoding elongation factor P maturation arginine rhamnosyltransferase EarP produces MPEAKPRWDIFCTVVDNFGDIGVTWRLARQLVAQHALPVRLWVDDLRAFERICPEIDVDVAQQRQQGVEVRQWPSEWLHAEAADVVIAAFACQLPTDYMDSMAARETPPLWLNLDYLSAEDWVTGCHGLPSVKYKTVQKFFFFPGFKPGTGGLLRERGLLEQRWQFQQDRPAQRHFLQGLGIDPAPDAQLMSLFAYENPGLASWLDVLATDAQPTHLLVPEGRILGDVARWLEVETLTVGAIHVRDSLTVQVLPFVRQDQYDHLLWCCDFNAVRGEDSFVRAQWAGRPMLWHIYQQDDDIHLDKLDAFLALYTHGLSPAAAQAMNGLWRAWSAGQPIGEHWLAVRNHWPELEKNAEVWCLEQALQADLATALVQFYLNWI; encoded by the coding sequence ATGCCTGAAGCGAAACCCCGCTGGGACATTTTCTGCACCGTGGTCGATAACTTCGGTGACATCGGCGTGACCTGGCGCCTGGCCCGGCAGCTGGTGGCCCAGCATGCCTTGCCGGTGCGCCTGTGGGTGGATGATCTGCGCGCGTTCGAGCGCATTTGCCCAGAGATCGATGTCGATGTTGCGCAGCAGCGGCAGCAGGGTGTCGAGGTGCGTCAGTGGCCGAGCGAATGGCTGCACGCCGAGGCGGCCGACGTAGTCATCGCCGCCTTCGCCTGTCAGTTGCCCACTGATTACATGGACAGCATGGCTGCGCGGGAAACGCCGCCGCTGTGGCTCAACCTCGATTATCTCAGCGCCGAAGACTGGGTTACCGGCTGCCACGGCTTGCCGTCGGTGAAATACAAAACGGTGCAGAAGTTCTTTTTCTTTCCAGGTTTCAAGCCGGGCACCGGTGGCTTGCTGCGTGAGCGCGGACTGCTAGAACAGCGTTGGCAGTTTCAGCAGGATCGGCCGGCGCAGCGACATTTCCTGCAAGGCCTGGGCATTGATCCTGCGCCCGACGCGCAATTGATGTCGCTGTTCGCTTATGAAAACCCCGGGTTGGCCAGTTGGCTTGATGTGCTGGCGACCGACGCGCAGCCGACTCACCTGCTGGTGCCGGAAGGGCGGATTCTCGGCGATGTGGCGCGCTGGCTGGAAGTGGAAACCCTGACGGTCGGCGCGATTCACGTGCGCGATTCACTGACCGTGCAAGTGCTGCCGTTTGTCCGTCAGGATCAATACGACCACTTACTGTGGTGCTGCGATTTCAACGCGGTGCGCGGTGAAGACTCATTCGTTCGCGCGCAATGGGCGGGGCGGCCGATGCTCTGGCACATCTATCAGCAGGACGATGACATCCATCTGGACAAGCTCGATGCTTTTCTCGCGCTCTACACTCACGGCCTTTCGCCCGCCGCGGCGCAGGCGATGAACGGTCTGTGGCGAGCGTGGAGCGCCGGGCAACCGATCGGCGAGCACTGGCTGGCGGTGCGGAATCATTGGCCGGAACTCGAGAAAAACGCCGAAGTATGGTGTCTGGAACAGGCCTTGCAGGCGGATCTTGCCACGGCGCTGGTACAGTTTTACCTAAATTGGATATGA
- a CDS encoding GreA/GreB family elongation factor, which produces MNKHSVHQLILDKLRIDLDIAERAAQTAYETATHEENIAENKYDTLGLEASYLAAGQAKRVEEIRQSLALCQNLTLRAYDENRGIEVGALLGLEDEKGREQWLFLAPDAAGLKVDVVGQPVTVITPRSPLGKSLLGKFEGDEVEILVAGTRQQFAVTKVL; this is translated from the coding sequence ATGAACAAACACAGCGTCCACCAGTTGATTCTCGACAAGCTGCGCATCGACCTCGACATCGCCGAACGCGCCGCGCAAACCGCTTACGAAACCGCGACCCACGAAGAAAACATCGCCGAAAACAAGTACGACACGCTGGGGCTGGAGGCGTCGTATCTGGCGGCGGGTCAGGCGAAGCGGGTTGAGGAAATCCGCCAGTCACTGGCGCTATGTCAGAACCTGACGTTGCGTGCCTACGATGAAAATCGCGGCATTGAAGTCGGCGCCCTGCTCGGCCTGGAGGACGAAAAGGGTCGCGAGCAATGGCTGTTTCTGGCGCCGGATGCGGCGGGGCTGAAAGTCGACGTGGTGGGTCAGCCGGTTACCGTCATCACCCCGCGCTCGCCGCTGGGCAAAAGCCTGCTGGGCAAGTTCGAGGGCGATGAGGTGGAGATTCTGGTGGCGGGCACCCGGCAACAGTTTGCTGTCACCAAGGTGCTCTGA
- the cysB gene encoding HTH-type transcriptional regulator CysB: protein MKLQQLRYIWEVAHHDLNVSATAQSLYTSQPGISKQIRLLEDELGVEVFARSGKHLTRVTPAGERIITTAGEILRKVESIKQIAQEFSNEKKGTLSIATTHTQARYALPPVISNFIKQYPDVALHMHQGSPMQIAEMAADGTVDFAIATEALELFGDLVMMPCYRWNRCVVVPHGHPLTKLPKLTLEALAEYPIVTYVFGFTGRSKLDEAFSHRGLTPKVVFTAADADVIKTYVRLGLGVGIVAKMAVDTKLDNDLVVLDASELFESSITKIGFRRGTFLRGFMCDFIEKFAPHLTREVMAKAIQCHNKQELEELFDGVELPVH from the coding sequence ATGAAGCTTCAACAACTGCGCTACATCTGGGAAGTGGCGCACCACGACCTCAACGTTTCCGCTACCGCCCAAAGCCTGTACACCTCGCAACCGGGTATCAGTAAACAGATCCGCCTGCTGGAAGATGAACTGGGCGTCGAAGTCTTCGCCCGCAGCGGCAAGCACCTGACCCGCGTTACCCCGGCCGGCGAGCGCATCATCACCACCGCCGGTGAAATCCTGCGCAAGGTTGAAAGCATCAAGCAGATTGCCCAGGAATTCTCCAACGAGAAAAAGGGCACCCTGTCGATCGCTACCACCCACACCCAGGCGCGTTATGCGCTGCCACCGGTGATCAGCAATTTCATCAAGCAATACCCGGACGTGGCCCTGCACATGCATCAGGGCTCGCCGATGCAGATCGCCGAAATGGCCGCTGACGGCACCGTCGATTTCGCCATTGCCACTGAAGCGCTGGAGCTGTTCGGTGATCTGGTGATGATGCCGTGCTACCGCTGGAACCGCTGCGTGGTCGTACCCCACGGCCACCCGCTGACCAAGCTGCCGAAGCTGACCCTCGAAGCGCTGGCCGAATACCCGATCGTTACTTACGTGTTCGGTTTCACCGGCCGCTCCAAGCTCGACGAAGCCTTCAGCCATCGCGGCCTGACGCCGAAAGTGGTGTTCACCGCTGCTGACGCCGACGTGATCAAAACCTACGTGCGCCTGGGTCTGGGCGTAGGCATCGTCGCTAAAATGGCCGTCGATACCAAACTCGATAACGACCTGGTGGTGCTGGATGCCAGCGAGCTGTTCGAGTCGAGCATCACCAAGATCGGTTTCCGTCGTGGCACTTTCCTGCGTGGCTTCATGTGCGACTTCATCGAGAAATTCGCCCCGCACCTGACCCGCGAAGTCATGGCCAAGGCCATTCAGTGCCACAACAAGCAAGAGCTCGAAGAGCTGTTCGACGGCGTCGAACTGCCCGTTCACTAA
- a CDS encoding universal stress protein produces the protein MIRSMLYATDLGLYAPFVMQHALALARTFNADLYVVHAVEPMGLFAESVLQSYLDEQALNEFHSQGLKTVIANIEQRVLDSFREELGDDGEQDLQRIRAVRVLQGDPSQVILDQVHKLSVDLLIVGSHSHGVGAETPLGRTAARVLQLAKVPVYLVPLMERRRREDR, from the coding sequence ATGATTCGCTCAATGCTGTATGCCACCGACCTCGGTCTGTACGCACCGTTCGTGATGCAGCATGCCCTGGCCTTGGCGCGCACCTTCAATGCCGATCTGTATGTAGTACACGCGGTGGAACCCATGGGCCTGTTTGCCGAGTCGGTGCTGCAAAGCTATCTCGACGAACAGGCATTGAACGAATTCCATAGTCAGGGTCTGAAAACAGTCATCGCCAATATCGAACAACGGGTGCTCGACAGCTTTCGTGAAGAACTGGGGGACGACGGCGAACAGGATCTGCAGCGCATTCGCGCGGTGCGCGTGCTGCAGGGTGATCCGTCGCAGGTGATTCTCGATCAGGTGCACAAGCTCTCGGTCGATCTGCTGATCGTCGGCAGTCACAGCCATGGTGTCGGTGCGGAAACACCGTTGGGGCGCACGGCGGCGCGGGTCCTGCAATTGGCCAAGGTGCCGGTCTATCTGGTGCCGCTGATGGAACGCCGGCGGCGTGAGGATCGCTGA
- a CDS encoding 5'-nucleotidase — MANNIDDKLVLAISSRALFDLSESHKVYLSSGVEAYRQYQIEHEDEILAPGDAFPLVEKLLSLNSRLGRARVEVILVSRNSADTGLRVFNSIHHYGLAISRAAFVGGRSPYPYLKAFGCDLFLSTHAEDVRAALDAGFAAATILSGGASRAASDELRIAFDGDAVIFSDESERVYQSGGLEAFQAKERESAREPLRGGPFKGFLAALNLLQREFPDDDCPIRTALVTARSAPAHERVIRTLREWDIRLDESLFLGGLTKSAFLEAFAADVFFDDQTGHCELAREVVATGHVPHGISNEPSI, encoded by the coding sequence ATGGCCAATAACATCGATGACAAACTGGTGCTGGCGATTTCCTCGCGCGCCTTGTTCGACCTGAGCGAAAGCCACAAGGTCTACCTGTCGAGCGGCGTCGAAGCCTATCGGCAATACCAGATCGAGCACGAAGACGAAATCCTCGCGCCGGGCGATGCGTTCCCGCTGGTGGAAAAACTCCTGAGCCTGAACAGTCGCCTCGGCCGCGCGCGGGTCGAGGTGATTCTGGTTTCCCGCAACAGCGCCGACACCGGTCTGCGCGTGTTCAATTCGATTCATCATTACGGCCTGGCGATTTCTCGTGCGGCGTTCGTCGGCGGGCGCAGTCCGTATCCGTATCTGAAGGCGTTTGGCTGCGACCTGTTTCTCTCGACCCACGCCGAAGACGTGCGTGCGGCGCTGGACGCCGGGTTCGCCGCTGCAACGATTCTCTCCGGTGGCGCCAGCCGCGCCGCCAGTGATGAATTGCGTATTGCCTTCGACGGTGACGCGGTGATTTTTTCCGACGAGTCCGAGCGCGTTTATCAGTCCGGCGGCCTGGAAGCGTTTCAGGCCAAGGAACGCGAGTCGGCACGCGAGCCTTTGCGCGGTGGCCCGTTCAAGGGCTTTCTGGCAGCGCTCAATCTGTTGCAGCGCGAGTTTCCCGATGACGATTGCCCGATCCGCACAGCGCTGGTGACCGCGCGTTCGGCGCCGGCCCATGAGCGAGTGATTCGCACCTTGCGGGAATGGGATATCCGCCTCGATGAGTCGCTGTTTCTCGGTGGCCTGACCAAATCGGCGTTCCTCGAAGCCTTCGCCGCTGACGTGTTCTTCGATGACCAGACCGGTCATTGCGAACTGGCTCGCGAAGTGGTCGCCACCGGCCACGTGCCCCATGGCATCAGCAACGAACCGTCGATCTAG
- a CDS encoding putative 2-dehydropantoate 2-reductase: protein MSETVNKPVVGIIGTGAIGGFYGVMLARAGFDVHFLLRSEFSAVAERGLQINSAVHGPLTLNPANAYSAAEDMPPCDWLLVGTKTTSNAGLAPAIIQAAKPDAKVLLLQNGLDVEDSLRPLLPDSLHLLGGLCLICVHRQGPGQITHQALGAVNVGYHSGSAIDEVARMAIVEEGAGLFRAAGIDSQAMANLHQARWQKLVWNIPYNGLSVLLGAGTEALMADADSRLSIQALMAEVVQGARACGYEIPPGYAEYLFTMTEKMPDYWPSMYHDFAHKRPLELEAIYARPLAAAKAAGCELPRIEALYRHLGFIDRRNT, encoded by the coding sequence ATGAGCGAGACAGTCAACAAACCGGTGGTGGGGATTATCGGCACCGGTGCGATCGGCGGGTTTTACGGGGTGATGCTGGCGCGTGCCGGTTTCGACGTGCATTTCTTGTTGCGCAGCGAATTTTCCGCAGTGGCTGAGCGCGGTTTGCAGATCAACAGTGCGGTGCATGGGCCGTTGACGCTGAATCCGGCCAATGCCTATTCCGCTGCCGAAGACATGCCGCCCTGTGACTGGCTGCTGGTCGGCACCAAGACCACCAGTAATGCCGGTCTGGCCCCGGCGATCATTCAGGCCGCCAAACCTGACGCAAAAGTGCTGTTGCTGCAGAACGGTCTGGATGTCGAAGACAGCCTGCGACCACTGTTGCCGGATTCGCTGCATCTGCTCGGTGGTCTGTGCCTGATTTGCGTGCACCGCCAAGGGCCGGGGCAGATCACCCATCAGGCCCTTGGCGCGGTGAATGTCGGTTATCACAGCGGCTCGGCCATTGATGAAGTAGCGCGTATGGCGATCGTCGAGGAGGGCGCCGGGCTGTTCCGTGCCGCCGGCATCGACTCTCAAGCGATGGCCAACCTTCATCAGGCGCGCTGGCAAAAGCTCGTGTGGAATATTCCCTACAACGGACTCTCAGTATTACTCGGGGCGGGAACCGAAGCGCTGATGGCTGATGCTGACAGCCGCCTGTCGATTCAGGCGTTGATGGCGGAAGTGGTGCAGGGCGCCCGGGCCTGTGGATACGAGATCCCGCCCGGCTATGCCGAGTACCTGTTCACCATGACGGAAAAAATGCCCGATTACTGGCCGAGCATGTACCACGACTTTGCACACAAACGCCCGCTGGAGCTGGAGGCGATCTACGCCCGGCCACTGGCGGCGGCTAAAGCGGCAGGCTGCGAGTTGCCGCGCATCGAGGCGCTGTATCGCCATTTGGGTTTTATCGACCGACGCAATACCTGA